GGTGAAGGCGAGGGTGAAGGCGAAGGCGAGGGTGAAGGTGAAGGTGAAGGCGAAGGCGAGGGTGAAGGTGAAGGCGAGGGCGAGGGCGAGGGCGAAGGCGAAGGCGAGGGCGACTCGTGTTTCAGCGAGTACCACGCGGCGGACCAGACGCACAGTAATTCGATCGAGTTGACTGAACTCTTGCGCGTGATCCAGTTCTACAACTCGGCCGGGCTCCATTGCGCCGATGATCCTGGCGCCACGGAAGACGGCTATGTGCCGAGTCCAGGCGCGAACACGGCCTGCTGCCCGCACGACAGCGACTATGCGCCGAGCGGCCCGGACTGGCAGACCAAGCTAACCGAATTGCTTCGACTAATACAGTTCTACAACTCGGGCGGGTATCATTACTGCCCGGCGGACGGCACGGAAGACGGATTCTGCGTGGGGCCGCAACCATAACCTCTGTCTCCGTCTTTCCCGGCATACGCGCATCCTCGCGTCGGGCATCCCCGTTTCTCCATGAGAAATGTGCCAGGGCCTGCGTCAGAAAATGGGGTTTCATAAACGTCTCAAATAAGTGCGCATGATCTTCTCAGTGTTTCATTCCGTTTCGCCCAGAGGTCCAAATGGCTCCAGACGGCCGCGACGAGGTCTTCAACGACCGGGAAATAGCGATTATGGGCACATTGGTAATGTGTGAGTCTCCACACCCGCTCTGCACGCCAGGGAACTATCCGTTACCAGCGGAAAGTGTGCAGTATTCCCCGCTTGGTCCGGCATCTGTGCCCAAAACAAAACCGGATGGCCCGAAGGCCACCCGGCGCTGAGTGCCTGTTTCCCGCTATCCGCTCAGCCAACGGCCTCTTGGGCAAGGCGTTGGGCTTTGATCTTCATGAGCTGGCTGGTGGTCGAGCGCTCCATTTCGTCAAGCTTGTTCTTGATGTACTTGACGGTCTCGACCATGCGCGGGATGACGGTGTGTTCGAGGGCGTTGACGCGGCGGCGCGTCTTTTCGATTTCCTTGCAGAGCAGCCGGACGGTCTCTTCGAGTTCGGCCATGCGAAGCAGGCGGTCAAGGAACTCTTTCAGCCCGGCGATGGCCTTGTCGAGGTCGGGCGAGGTGTGGATCATCGAGTAGCCGCCCTGGCTCTCGCCGAACGAAATCTCGAGGTGCGGGATCACGACGCTCATGACGCGCCGCGGCTTCTCGTTGATGATCAGGTCCTGCTTGGTCAGGTCGAGGGCGTCCTCGGTGATAGCTCGGGACGAAGTGGCTTCCGCGAGCACGAAGAACTTGAGCACGCGCGGCAGTTCCGCATCTACGAACAGGCGGTTCTCCTTGTACTCTCTCGCGTAGACGCCGAAATCCTTCATCAGTCCGTCGAGCTTGTCCTTGAGCAGTTTATGGCCGCGCCGCGCCACGACCAGCCGCTTGCGCAGCCGCAGCAGCTCCATACGTGTCGGATTCACCGCGAGACGCATTCGCCAGCCTTTCCTTTCCGTGCGCTATCCACAGGCAACCCTTGCACTACAGCCTCTAGCCCCTGGTCTCCGGCCCCTCCGCCTTCTTCGGATAGTATTTCTCGAGCCAGGCTTCCCGGACGCGCTTGAGCGAGGCGCGCGGCAGCATGGCCAGGAGATCCCAGCCGATGGCGAGGCTTTCTTCGATAGTCCGATTCTCATCTTCGCCTTGGCGGATGAACTTGTCCTCGAACGCGTCGGCGAATTTCACGAACATGATATCTTCCTCGCTCAACGCCGATTCGCCAAGCACGACCGCGAGTTCCTTGGCGTTTTTCCCGCGCGCGTAAGCGGCGTAGAGCTGGTTCATCACGTCGGCGTGGTCCTCGCGCGTCTTGCCCTTGCCGATACCCTTGTCTTTGAGGCGCGAGAGCGACGGCAGCACGTCCACGGGCGGATAAACGCCCTGGGCGTGGATCGGGCGGCTCAGGATGATCTGGCCCTCGGTGATATAGCCCGTGAGGTCCGGGATCGGGTGCGTCTTGTCGTCCTCGGGCATGGTCAACACGGGGAACTGCGTGATCGAGCCGTTCTTGCCCTTGATACGGCCCGCGCGCTCGTAGATGGTCGACAAGTCGGTGTACAGATAGCCGGGGTAGCCGCGGCGGCCCGGCACCTCTTTGCGCGCGGCGGAAATCTCGCGCAGGGCCTCGCAGTAGTTCGTGAGATCCGTCAGAATGACGAGGACGTGCATGTCCTTCTCATATGCGAGGAATTCCGCGGCGGTGAGGGCCATGCGCGGAACCGCGATGCGCTCGATGGCCGGGTCGTCGGCCAGGTTCATGAACAGAACGGCGCGCTCGATGGCGCCCGTGCGCCGGAAGTCGGCGATGAAAAACTCGGCCTCTTCGAAGGTGATGCCCATGGCGGCGAATACGACGGCGAACTTCTCGCCCGTCTTGAGCACCTTGGCCTGACGCGCGATCTGCGCGGCCATGCGCGAATGGGGCAGGCCCGACGCCGAGAAAATGGGCAGCTTCTGCCCGCGCACAAGCGTGTTCAGCAGGTCGATGGTCGAAATGCCCGTCTGGATGAACTCGTTCGGATAGTCGCGCGCGTACGGGTTCATCGGGCTGCCATTGATGTTCAGCCATTTCTCAGGGATGATCGCGGGGCCGTCGTCGATGGGGCGGCCGAAACCATCGAACACGCGGCCCAGCATGTCGCTGGACACGCCGAGTTCCTGGCCCTTGGCAAGAAACTTGATCGAGATGTCCTCGAGCGCGAGGCCGCTGGTGCCCTCGAATACCTGCACGACGGCCTTGTTGCCGTTCACCTCCAGCACGCGTCCGCGGCGCAGCGACCCGTCCGGCTGCTTGATGTCCGTCAATTCGCCGTACGTGATGCCTTCCACGTTCTCGACGAGGATGAGCGGCCCGATGATTTCTTTCGCTGTGCGGTACTCTCTCGTTACCACGGTCTTAATCCTTCCTTCGCACTTAGCCCATGAGGCGGCTTATCCAGTCCGTTCGTAGTCCGGGCTCCAGCCTGTTTCCAAGACAACCTGAAGGTTGCACTGCGAACTTCAGCGCGGCAACGCCTCCACGGCCTCCGTAATGCGATTCTTAAGCGCGTCGAACTCTTCCAGTTTGTCTTCGGCGACCAGTTTCGCCTTCGAAACGTTCTCAAGCACTTCAAGAGTCAGCAGCTTGTTCAGCGGCACGCCCGCCGCGAGCGCCGGCTTCGCCTGGTCGTAATAATGCAAGATCACCGACAGGAGCCGGAATTGCTTCGGCAGCGACGTATACGTGTCGCGCTCGTCAAACGCGTTCTGGTGCAGGAAGTCCTCGCGGACCATCTTGGCGGCCTGCATGAGCAACCGGTCGTCCGCGGGCAGCGCGTCCATGCCGACGAGCCGCACCAGTTCCTCCAGTTCCGCCTCCCGCTGGAGAATGCCCATGGCGCGCTGGCGCGTCGCCTGCCACTGCGCGGTCAGGTGCTCGTTCGCGTGTCTGTCGACCACGTCCTGGTACAACGAATAGGACGTGAGCCAGTTGATCGCCGGAAAGTGGCGGGCAAACGCGAGCTTGTCGTCGAGGCCCCAGAAGACCTTTACGACACGCAGCGTGGCCTGCACGACCGGCTCTGAAAAGTCGCCGCCAGGCGGCGACACGGCGCCGATAATCGAGAGCGAGCCGGGCCGGTTGTCGGAACCCAGGCAGATGACGTTGCCGGAGCGCTCGTAGAAGCTGGCGATGCGCGACCCGAGGTACGCCGGGTAGCCTTCTTCGCCGGGCATCTCTTCGAGCCGGCCCGACATCTCGCGCATGGCTTCGGCCCAGCGGCTCGTCGAGTCGGCCATAAGCGCCACGGAGTACCCCATGTCGCGGAAGTACTCGGCGATGGTGATGCCGGTGAACACGGACGCTTCGCGCGCGGCCACCGGCATGTTCGACGTGTTCGCGATGAGCACGGTGCGTTCCATGAGCGGTTCGCCGGATTGCGGGTCCTTCAATTCCGGGAACTCCATAAGCACGTCCGTCATTTCGTTGCCGCGCTCGCCGCAACCGACGTACACGATGATGTTCGCGTTGGCCCACTTCGCGAGCTGGTGCTGCACGACCGTCTTGCCGCTGCCGAACGGGCCCGGCACGCAGGCCGTGCCGCCCTGCGTCATCGGGAAAAACATGTCGAGCACGCGCTGCCCCGTGATGAGCGGGTCGGTCGGCGGCAGCTTGCGCTGCACCGGACGGCCATGGCGCACGGGCCAGCGCTGGACCATGCTCACCTCAACCGGGCCGTTTTCCGTCTGAATCGTCGCGACAACGGTGTCGACGTTGCCCGTTACGGGACCGATCTTCGCGACCTTGCCCTTCACGCCCTGCGGGGTCATGATCCGGTGCACGACGAGTTTGCTTTCCTTGACGGTGCCCAACACATCGCCCGGACCCACTTCGTCGCCGGGCTTCGCCACGGGAGCGAATTCCCACTGGGCCTTGCGGTTCAGCGCCGGGCTTTCCGCGCCGCGCACGATGAAATCGCCGAACTCCAGGTTCAGCTTGTCGAGCGGGCGCTGCACGCCGTCGTAAATGGAACGGATCAAGCCGGGCCCCAGTTCGACGCTGAGCGCTTCGCCCGTGCGGAACACGGGCTGACCGGGCCCGATGCCTTCCGTCTCCTCGTAGACCTGGATCGAGCAGTCGCCGCCGCGAATCTCGATGATCTCGCCAAACAGGCGCGCCTCGCCCACGCGCACCATTTCGTACATTCGGGCGCCAGTCAAGCCGCGTGCCACAACAAGGGGCCCCGAGACCTTGACCACTTCACCCTGATTGCTGCTCATAGTGTCTACCCTTGTGTATCCGGTTACCCTGCGAGCGGGGCCGCTACGCCCTACTCCTTGCCTAACATGTCCACGCCGATCGAATACTCGACGCTCTTCCGCATCTCATTGAAACCCAGCCGCCGGCTCCCTTTGTGCGTCGGGATGGTCGTCAGGATCGCCCGGCTCGTCTCCCGGAACTGCGTCAGCGCCTCCGGCGCCTCGGCCGCCACCGATTCGGTGACCAGCACCAGTTTGACCTCCCCGTCCCGGGCCAGGCGGTTCAATTCCGTCAGCAGTTTCCGGCCGTCGTTCACGTCTACGATCTCAAACCCGACGCCCCTGAAACCCAGAATCAGGGATTTCTCTCCCACGACGACCGCTCTAGACATAGGTGTCTCTCACTCTCGCGCGAAGCGCGTCGGCCTCGATACGATTGAGTTTCCCGCTGATGACCAGCTTCAGGTTGAACGCTTCCGTCCAGAGGCCCCACAGAAAGCCGGCCACACGTTCGGGGCCTGCCGTCTGGAGTTTCGTGCCCCGGGCCAGATCCGTCAGATAGTTGGCGGAAATATGCTCGAATCGCGCGACTTGTTCTTCTTCCGGCGCTTCAAGAGATTCCCGGAACAGGTCGCCGATGCGGCCCGGCAACAGGCCGGCCCACGCGCGCCGGTCGTTCACCGCGATGATGTCAGAGAGGATTCCCGTGAGGTCTTCGAGCGGCAACA
This genomic interval from Candidatus Hydrogenedentota bacterium contains the following:
- a CDS encoding V-type ATP synthase subunit A, producing MSSNQGEVVKVSGPLVVARGLTGARMYEMVRVGEARLFGEIIEIRGGDCSIQVYEETEGIGPGQPVFRTGEALSVELGPGLIRSIYDGVQRPLDKLNLEFGDFIVRGAESPALNRKAQWEFAPVAKPGDEVGPGDVLGTVKESKLVVHRIMTPQGVKGKVAKIGPVTGNVDTVVATIQTENGPVEVSMVQRWPVRHGRPVQRKLPPTDPLITGQRVLDMFFPMTQGGTACVPGPFGSGKTVVQHQLAKWANANIIVYVGCGERGNEMTDVLMEFPELKDPQSGEPLMERTVLIANTSNMPVAAREASVFTGITIAEYFRDMGYSVALMADSTSRWAEAMREMSGRLEEMPGEEGYPAYLGSRIASFYERSGNVICLGSDNRPGSLSIIGAVSPPGGDFSEPVVQATLRVVKVFWGLDDKLAFARHFPAINWLTSYSLYQDVVDRHANEHLTAQWQATRQRAMGILQREAELEELVRLVGMDALPADDRLLMQAAKMVREDFLHQNAFDERDTYTSLPKQFRLLSVILHYYDQAKPALAAGVPLNKLLTLEVLENVSKAKLVAEDKLEEFDALKNRITEAVEALPR
- a CDS encoding V-type ATP synthase subunit B, giving the protein MVTREYRTAKEIIGPLILVENVEGITYGELTDIKQPDGSLRRGRVLEVNGNKAVVQVFEGTSGLALEDISIKFLAKGQELGVSSDMLGRVFDGFGRPIDDGPAIIPEKWLNINGSPMNPYARDYPNEFIQTGISTIDLLNTLVRGQKLPIFSASGLPHSRMAAQIARQAKVLKTGEKFAVVFAAMGITFEEAEFFIADFRRTGAIERAVLFMNLADDPAIERIAVPRMALTAAEFLAYEKDMHVLVILTDLTNYCEALREISAARKEVPGRRGYPGYLYTDLSTIYERAGRIKGKNGSITQFPVLTMPEDDKTHPIPDLTGYITEGQIILSRPIHAQGVYPPVDVLPSLSRLKDKGIGKGKTREDHADVMNQLYAAYARGKNAKELAVVLGESALSEEDIMFVKFADAFEDKFIRQGEDENRTIEESLAIGWDLLAMLPRASLKRVREAWLEKYYPKKAEGPETRG
- a CDS encoding V-type ATP synthase subunit D, with the translated sequence MRLAVNPTRMELLRLRKRLVVARRGHKLLKDKLDGLMKDFGVYAREYKENRLFVDAELPRVLKFFVLAEATSSRAITEDALDLTKQDLIINEKPRRVMSVVIPHLEISFGESQGGYSMIHTSPDLDKAIAGLKEFLDRLLRMAELEETVRLLCKEIEKTRRRVNALEHTVIPRMVETVKYIKNKLDEMERSTTSQLMKIKAQRLAQEAVG